In Leptolyngbya sp. SIO1E4, one DNA window encodes the following:
- a CDS encoding 1-pyrroline-5-carboxylate dehydrogenase — protein sequence MLFKHAHVYLKIRVNKVWAKQLEGQTVVELQAEEPFTTERLLIGNFDSALSVTKAALKQVNLGKRRWVNPKVAIHPLAYTEGGLSPVEKRLFWELAASAQAVDARVWEGAELSDIQVVELFQTQ from the coding sequence ATGTTATTTAAACATGCTCACGTTTATCTCAAAATCAGAGTAAATAAAGTTTGGGCTAAGCAGTTGGAGGGGCAAACAGTCGTAGAATTACAGGCTGAAGAGCCTTTTACGACGGAAAGGCTTCTAATTGGAAATTTTGATTCCGCTTTATCCGTCACTAAAGCCGCACTTAAACAAGTTAATTTAGGGAAACGAAGGTGGGTTAACCCCAAGGTTGCCATTCACCCGCTAGCGTACACTGAAGGGGGATTAAGCCCTGTTGAAAAACGGCTGTTCTGGGAACTTGCGGCTTCAGCCCAGGCGGTTGATGCCAGGGTTTGGGAAGGCGCTGAACTTTCAGATATACAGGTTGTAGAGTTGTTTCAGACCCAATAA
- a CDS encoding right-handed parallel beta-helix repeat-containing protein — protein MTVQPKYHWQFSERKGNITREAISGVEGRLHSSIVWHRHGRIGHAVRLPSKESRIVFGPEVTNSAAIIPTQDVKGRSRLSKRFQKLQVFGNTGVTRCLSYCLSLASVLAISAEAMAQPLPGRIAIPGAADEIAQTQTDQAQTAQSPTPETIPTETEAAALRLPPFFNLNYTEGAGFAGFGSFGGFLPVFQTPGQNVTFIDGRVSVDNTGDFGGGLQAGYRTLLNDRTIWGAYAGLDARSTGDRTFTQAGVGTELLGENWDLTFNANLPLGDARQVIDTETQIINPQFVGNQLAFDEQQIDQIQAALTTVSLDGGLELFDFSEGSSLWGRGGVYYLSGEASEDSLGIRAALDYRVQNNLRVGLGVQNDGIFGTNAIFSVSALLGAPAQHPSDTEEDSQARLWARAGEPIARTNTVLVENQTDVSIREASIVAINPETNQAFVFQHVDPTTGAATGVGTFEAPLDTIANATNIANADNIIYVQAGDAGGAFTLPDGVDVRSVGPTQLLNTQFGEVILPGSGSGSLPTVSGTATIGNNTLVSGLAIDPAGADGIVANGEGIAIEDNTITNANVGINLPDINGAVTVVRNQISNTTGEGIFLNGMNGTDNATVTVANNTLNTIGAAGIEFGLIEGDATANITVANNQITDAQLDSIFFDDIEANAVATITISDNVIDAENVDPLVAGGDGIEISNIENNANATITVANNQISNVAFEGIEFGDIENDAIATVTVENNQIISNETGIEFDSIENRANATITLTGNTITVADEEGILFDDIENDTVSNITIAENTILGAGREGIEFDVIEDNANATITVTNNQISNVGEEGIFFNDIQENATAAITVTGNIITDASDDGIELTLIEDNANVTATVTDNTIANTGNRITNPFANGVRIEHTADTDFCLALDNNSVTTPVEDGFALVSNGAGQFQVLDLANVTARNVGSFNPADIETNAAFVEGTAGVPPCP, from the coding sequence ATGACCGTTCAACCTAAATATCATTGGCAGTTTTCAGAAAGAAAAGGAAATATTACGCGAGAAGCGATCAGTGGAGTCGAAGGTCGATTGCATTCTAGTATCGTGTGGCATCGGCATGGTCGGATTGGTCATGCTGTGAGATTGCCTTCCAAGGAGTCGCGGATTGTTTTTGGCCCTGAGGTTACCAATAGTGCCGCCATTATCCCCACACAGGATGTTAAAGGTCGATCGCGTCTCTCGAAACGTTTTCAAAAGCTACAAGTCTTCGGCAATACAGGCGTTACGCGATGTCTGAGTTATTGCTTATCTTTAGCGAGTGTATTGGCCATTTCAGCTGAAGCGATGGCACAGCCTCTCCCTGGGAGAATCGCCATACCGGGTGCGGCCGATGAGATCGCTCAAACTCAGACTGATCAAGCCCAGACCGCCCAGTCCCCGACCCCAGAAACAATCCCAACAGAGACAGAAGCTGCGGCGCTTCGTCTGCCACCCTTCTTCAATCTCAACTATACCGAAGGTGCTGGCTTTGCGGGCTTTGGTAGCTTTGGTGGTTTTCTTCCTGTGTTTCAAACGCCGGGGCAAAATGTCACCTTTATTGATGGCCGTGTGAGTGTAGATAACACCGGCGATTTTGGCGGTGGCTTGCAAGCTGGCTACCGAACCCTGCTAAACGACCGCACAATATGGGGTGCTTATGCGGGGCTAGATGCTCGCAGTACGGGCGATCGCACCTTTACCCAGGCGGGCGTTGGCACTGAGCTACTAGGAGAGAACTGGGACTTAACGTTCAATGCCAACTTGCCTTTGGGTGATGCCCGTCAGGTCATTGACACCGAGACCCAGATCATAAACCCTCAGTTTGTCGGTAATCAATTGGCGTTTGATGAGCAGCAAATTGACCAGATACAAGCTGCCCTAACCACCGTGTCACTCGACGGTGGCCTGGAGCTGTTCGACTTTAGTGAAGGGAGTAGCTTGTGGGGGCGAGGCGGTGTGTATTACTTGAGTGGAGAAGCCTCTGAAGATAGTTTAGGGATTCGGGCCGCACTAGACTACCGCGTTCAAAACAACTTGCGGGTTGGTCTAGGGGTTCAGAATGACGGCATATTTGGCACGAATGCGATCTTTTCAGTGAGTGCGTTGTTAGGAGCCCCCGCACAACATCCATCTGATACGGAAGAGGATTCACAAGCGCGGCTGTGGGCCAGAGCCGGAGAACCCATTGCGCGTACCAACACTGTTTTGGTAGAGAACCAAACGGATGTTTCGATTCGCGAAGCCAGCATTGTTGCTATCAACCCAGAGACGAACCAGGCGTTTGTTTTCCAACATGTCGACCCGACTACAGGGGCAGCCACAGGGGTAGGTACCTTTGAAGCGCCGCTCGATACCATTGCCAATGCCACGAATATTGCCAACGCCGACAACATTATTTATGTGCAGGCGGGTGATGCAGGCGGTGCCTTTACACTGCCGGATGGGGTAGACGTGCGCTCAGTGGGGCCTACCCAACTGTTAAATACTCAGTTTGGGGAAGTGATATTGCCAGGATCTGGCAGTGGCAGCTTACCGACCGTTAGCGGCACTGCAACTATTGGCAACAACACATTGGTCTCGGGCCTAGCGATTGATCCGGCTGGGGCAGATGGCATTGTGGCTAATGGTGAGGGTATTGCGATTGAAGACAACACCATTACCAATGCCAATGTCGGAATTAACCTGCCCGATATTAATGGCGCAGTGACGGTTGTGCGCAATCAAATCTCGAATACAACTGGCGAAGGCATCTTCTTGAATGGCATGAACGGAACCGATAATGCCACAGTGACCGTCGCCAATAATACCTTGAACACAATTGGTGCAGCGGGCATTGAATTTGGCCTCATTGAGGGAGACGCCACCGCCAATATCACAGTGGCAAACAATCAAATTACGGATGCTCAACTCGACAGTATTTTCTTTGATGACATTGAGGCCAATGCGGTTGCCACGATTACTATTTCAGACAATGTGATTGATGCAGAAAATGTAGATCCGCTTGTCGCAGGGGGGGATGGCATAGAAATTAGCAATATTGAAAATAATGCCAATGCCACCATTACTGTCGCCAACAATCAAATTAGCAATGTCGCGTTTGAAGGCATCGAGTTTGGTGACATTGAAAATGATGCGATCGCAACGGTTACCGTTGAAAACAATCAAATTATCAGTAATGAGACAGGGATTGAGTTTGACAGTATTGAAAACCGGGCTAACGCGACCATTACTTTGACCGGCAATACGATTACGGTTGCTGATGAAGAAGGCATTCTCTTTGATGACATTGAAAACGATACCGTGTCTAATATCACCATCGCAGAGAACACCATTCTCGGCGCAGGAAGAGAAGGCATCGAATTTGACGTTATCGAAGACAATGCTAATGCCACTATTACCGTCACCAACAATCAAATCTCGAACGTAGGGGAAGAGGGCATTTTCTTTAATGACATTCAAGAAAATGCCACGGCAGCTATTACAGTGACGGGTAATATCATTACCGATGCAAGTGATGACGGGATTGAACTCACCTTAATTGAAGACAATGCCAACGTCACTGCGACTGTGACCGACAATACGATTGCTAATACCGGCAATAGGATTACCAATCCTTTCGCTAATGGCGTACGAATCGAGCACACGGCTGATACAGACTTCTGCCTGGCACTCGATAACAACAGTGTTACCACGCCTGTCGAAGATGGCTTTGCACTCGTGAGCAATGGGGCCGGTCAGTTTCAAGTGCTTGATCTTGCAAATGTTACCGCAAGGAATGTTGGCTCCTTTAACCCCGCTGATATTGAGACCAATGCGGCCTTTGTAGAAGGTACGGCGGGTGTGCCTCCTTGTCCTTAA